The following is a genomic window from Pseudomonas promysalinigenes.
AGCTGATGCAAGAATGCGCCAAGGACATCAAGAAAGTTTCCCTGGAACTGGGTGGCAACGCTCCGTTCATCGTGTTCGACGACGCCGACCTGGACAAGGCGGTCGAGGGCGCGATCATCTCCAAGTACCGCAACAACGGCCAGACCTGCGTTTGCGCCAACCGTATCTATGTGCAGGACGGCGTCTACGACGCGTTCGCTCAGAAGCTGGCTGCCGCAGTGGCCAAACTGAAGATCGGTAACGGCCTGGAAGAGGGCACCACCACTGGCCCGCTGATCGACGGCAAGGCTGTAGCCAAGGTTCAGGAACACATCGAAGACGCCGTTGGCAAAGGCGCCAAGGTGCTGTCCGGTGGCAAGCTGATCGAAGGCAACTTCTTCGAGCCGACCATCCTGGTTGACGTGCCGAAAACCGCTGCAGTCGCTAAAGAAGAGACCTTCGGCCCACTGGCGCCACTGTTCCGCTTCAAAGACGAAGCCGAAGTCATTGCCATGTCCAACGACACCGAGTTCGGCCTGGCCTCGTACTTCTATGCCCGTGACATGAGCCGTGTGTTCCGTGTTGCCGAGGCCCTGGAATACGGCATGGTGGGTATCAACACCGGCCTGATCTCCAACGAAGTCGCGCCATTCGGCGGCATCAAGGCTTCGGGCCTGGGTCGTGAAGGCTCCAAGTACGGTATCGAGGACTACCTCGAAATCAAGTACCTGTGCATCAGCGTTTGATCGCCGGGTAAAGCTTTTACCTCTGCCAGCGGGGCGCGAGA
Proteins encoded in this region:
- the gabD gene encoding NADP-dependent succinate-semialdehyde dehydrogenase, whose protein sequence is MQLKDAQLFRQQAFINGEWLDADSGQTINVTNPATGEVIGTVPKMGTAETRRAIEAADKALPAWRALTAKERSAKLRRWFELMIENQDDLARLMTTEQGKPLAEAKGEIAYAASFIEWFAEEAKRVYGDTIPGHQPDKRLIVIKQPIGVTAAITPWNFPAAMITRKAGPALAAGCTMVLKPASQTPYSALALVELANRAGIPAGVLSVVTGSAGEVGGELTGNSLVRKLSFTGSTEIGRQLMQECAKDIKKVSLELGGNAPFIVFDDADLDKAVEGAIISKYRNNGQTCVCANRIYVQDGVYDAFAQKLAAAVAKLKIGNGLEEGTTTGPLIDGKAVAKVQEHIEDAVGKGAKVLSGGKLIEGNFFEPTILVDVPKTAAVAKEETFGPLAPLFRFKDEAEVIAMSNDTEFGLASYFYARDMSRVFRVAEALEYGMVGINTGLISNEVAPFGGIKASGLGREGSKYGIEDYLEIKYLCISV